Part of the Paenibacillus antri genome is shown below.
CCGACGTGTATACGATGACGGCGCTCGCCCTGGTGTTGATCGCGGCCTGCGCCTTGTTCTTCAAGCACTTCAAGCTGATCAGCTTCGACGCGGGCTTCGCGCGAATGATCGGGTATCCGACGGCCGCGTTGGAGCAATTCCTTATGCTGCTGCTCGTCGTAGCGGTCGTCGTCGGCATCCAGGCGGTGGGCGTCGTCTTGATGGCGGCGATGCTCATTACGCCGGCGGTGGCGGCGCGCTATTGGACCGACCGCCTCGGCGTCATGGTCGTGCTCGCCGGCGTCTTCGGCGCCGCGAGCGGCGTGCTGGGCACGCTCGTCAGCACGGTCGCGAACCAGCTGCCGACGGGACCGCTCGCCGTGCTTGCGGCGACGGCGATCTTCGTCCTGTCGGTGCTGTTCGCGCCGCGGCGCGGGCTCGTCGCGAAGCGGCTGCAGCGAGCGCGGGTAAGGCGCGACGTCCGGCGGGATCAAGCGAGCCGCGTCGGAGCGCCGGAGAAAGGGGTGTCCGTATGAGCTCGAACGAAATGGTCATCCTCGCCACGGGCATTCTCGTCGCCGTCTCGTGCGCGATCGTCGGGTCGTTCCTTATGCTGCGCAAGATGGCGATGATCGGCGACGCGATCTCGCACGCGGTGCTGCCGGGCATCGTCGTCGCCTTCCTGATGAGCGGTTCGCGAGATTCGCTCTGGATGCTTCTGGCCGCTACGGCCGTCGGATTGCTGGCGGTGTTCCTCATTCAATGGTTCCACCGGCAAGGCGTCCAATCCGACGCGTCGATCGGCGTCATCTTCACCGCGATGTTTTCGATCGGCGTCGTGTTGGTCAGCTTGTACGCCGATCAAGTGGACCTCGACCTCGATTGCGTCTTGTTCGGCGAAATCAATTACGTGCCTTGGACGAAGCTGGAGCTGTTCGGCGTCGATATCGGCCCGAAGTCGCTCTGGGCGCTCGGCCTCGCGCTGCTCCTGATCGTCGGCTGCATCGGAGCGTTCTACAAGCAATTCAAGCTGTGCGCCTTCGATCCGTTCATGGCGGCGGCGGTCGGCATTCCGGCGGCGCTGTTCCATTACGCGCTGATGGGCCTCGTCAGCGTGACGACGGTCGCCTCCTTCGAGAGCGTCGGCGCGATTCTCGTGCTCGGCATGATCGTCATCCCGCCGGCCAGCGCGTACCTGATGACGGAGAAGCTGTCGACGATGATTTTCTATGCGATTCTGTACGGCGTCGCCAGCGTCCTGCTCGGCTATTCCGTGGCCGCGTGGCTCGAGTCGTCCATCACCGGCACGATGGTGGCCGTCGCCGGCGTATTGTTCGTCTTGACGCTGCTGCTGTCGCCGACTCACGGACTGCTTTGGAAAACGAGACGCACGAAGCGGGCGACCGGCGCCGCGTAACTTGCCGCAAACCGAACAGGGCTGCTTCGGAAAGTCGATCGCGACTTTCGAAGCAGCCCTGTTTATGCGGAAATCGCGATTACGGCGCGATCGTGTGCAGTCGCAGCGGAAGTTTGACGCGGAACGACAGCACATGATCCGCTTCGGTTTCAACGTCGAGCTGTCCGCGGTAATGGCCGACCCGCTCTTTCACGATCGACAGGCCGAGGCCGGAATGTACGCCCTTCTTCTTCGTCGTGAAGCCGCTGCGGAACATGTTCGCCTTCTGCTCTTCGGTGACGGAGTAGGCCGGATTCGAGACGGATAAATAGAAGTGGTGTTCGTCCGTCCAACCGGAGATCTCGACCCAACGGTCCTCCGGAGCTCGGTTCAGCACCTCCTCCAACGCGTTGTCGAGCAGATTGCCGGCGATCTTCACGAAGTCGACGGAGGCGACGCCGTCGCCGATTCGATCCATCCCTTCGAACGAATAACGAAAATCGATCTTCCGATCGAGCGCGTACACCATCTTCGACTTGATAAGCGCGGCGAGCGCCGGGTGGCCGATCTGGATGAGATCGTTGATTTCGACGATCTCGCCGACGAGCTCGGACACGTATCGATCGAGCTCGTCGAACTTTTTCCGCCGAACGAAAGCCTGGATGACCTGAACATGGTTCAAGAAGTCGTGACGCTGCCCGCGGATGGTCGTAAACAAATTGTCGATCTCATCGACGTACGTCTCCTGGGTGTTCAGGATTTCCCGGTTTTTCACGGCGATGATCGAGCGGATCGTCACGATCAGAATGACTACGCTGACGAGCGACGTCGCTACAAGCGTATATGAGGCAGCGAACGGATGACTGTCCATCACGTAATAAAACACGACCGACGAAATGAAGATGTTTCCGGAGAACAAGAGGACGAGGGAAAATAACAATCGATTCTGCTTCTGATGGAAGAAGAGGCGGATCGCTTTCCCCGGCGATAATCGAGATCTGCGCAGCAGCGCCGCGACGAGCGCGACGAACGCATTGCCTAAAATCAAGTACGGAACGACGGCGCGAGGATCGTCCGCAAGCTCGGACTGCCGCGCGAGACCGAGCGTGATGGCCGCGAACGCCGTCGTAATCTCCAATCCGATATATAGGATCGCGAGGGTGAAGGCCATGATCGCTCGATCCCGCCATGGGATCTCTCGAAACATGTACATTAAGAGCGCTGTAATCAGGACCTGACTGATCGGGCGGACGGTTTCCGGCAGCAACAGAACGATCATAAAGAGAATCGCGCTCGCCGCGGCGAACTGCGCGATGCGAAGCCGAGGGCGCTCCACTCGGATGTCCCAGAAGATCAATGTAAAAAAGAGGCCTGCGGCAGACTGCGGAATCGTAGAAAAAATACCGATCTCAAGACTCATTAAAATCTTGTCCAGCATATCGAAACACCCACATGAAATATGTCGTAATATGTCGAAAATGACACCTATCATTACTTTACCTTTTTTTATTCCGATTGCCTACCTTTTTTTTGGCATTCGACTCGTCTTCGGCTACAATGGAACGGAATCGACTGACCGCGCAAGGGAGCGAGAAAGCATGGGGAAATCTTACAAGCTGTTGGCGCTCGACATGGACGGGACGCTGTTGAACGAGAAGAGCGAAATCAGCGGGGAAAACGAACGGTGGATTCGCGAGGCGATCGCCGAAGGGATCGTCGTCTGCTTCGCCACGGGACGGGGATACCCGAGCGCGCTGCCGTATGCGGAGCAGCTCGGTCTCGCGTCGCCGATGGTGCTCGTGAACGGGGGAGAAGTGTGGGCTTCGCCGAAGGAGCTTCGCTCCCGGCATACGATGCCGGCGTCCGAAGTGGCCGCGCTTCGGGACATCGCGCTGCGATACGACACTTGGTACTGGGGGTACAGCGTAGAGCGGGTGTATAACCGAAACGATTGGATCGACGATCCGTATCGTACGGAGTGGTTGAAGTTCGGATATTATACGGAAGACGCGTCGGCGCTCGCGTCCGTCGCGGAAGCGATTCGAGGCGTCGGAACGTTCGAGACGACGAACTCGCATCCGAGCAACATCGAGCTGAATCCGCTCGGCGTGTCGAAGGCCTCGGGCCTTCGACAAGTGTGCGAGATGCTCGGCATCGGCATGCACGAGATCGTCGCCTGCGGGGACAGCTTGAACGACGTCGCGATGATCCGCGAGGCGGGCCTCGGCGTGGCGATGGGGAACGCGCAGGACGCGGTGAAGAAGATCGCCGACGAAGTGACGCTGACGAACAACGAAGACGGCGTCGCGCACGTCATCCGAACCTTCATGCTGTAACCTGGAAAGGGGAAGGCGAAGATGGACATACTGGGATGGTCGTTAGTCGTCGTTTTGTTCCTCGTCGGCATGGCGGGGGCGGTGTACCCGGTGCTGCCGGGCGCGCTCGCGATTTACGGGGCGTTCTTCGTGTACGGCTTCTTCTTCGGCTGGTCGGAGTTCGGGTTTTGGTTCTGGACGATCCAGACGATCGTCGTCATCGTCATTACGGTGGCGGACTATGCCGTCGGCGCGCTCGGGGTGAAGAAGTTCGGCGGAGGGCGGGCCTCCGTCTGGGGCAGCACGATCGGCCTGATCGTCGGACCGTTCGTCATTCCGGCGTTCGGCCTTCTGATCGGTCCGTTCCTCGGCGCGGTGCTCGGGGAGCTGCTCGTCGGGACGAAGCCGCTGCCCGCGATGAAGGCGGGGGTCGGCGCGCTGGTCGGCTTGTTCACGAGCACCGTCGCGAAGTTCGTCCTTCAGGCGGCCATGATTGTTGTGTTTGTCGTGTGGATCATTTAATCTAGTATCAAGTAAATTTCTGGGCAAAGGTGGCTTTCTTCGTGAGCATTCGAGTAACGGTATGGAACGAGAACAGACACGAGTTCAAGAACGAAAAAGTGAGAAGCATCTATCCGAACGGCATCCACGGCGCGATCGCCGAAGGCATCGCGGAGAACGGCTTGGAGATCCGCACGGCGTGGCTGGACCAGCCGGAGCACGGCTTGACCGAAGCGGTATTGGCCGATACGGACGTCTTGATCTGGTGGGGCCATATGGCGCACGGGGAAGTACAGGACGACATCGTCGACCGCGTACATAAGCGCGTATTGGAAGGCATGGGACTGATCGTGCTGCACTCCGGCCATTTCTCGAAAATTTTCAAGAAGCTGATGGGAACGACTTGCGATTTGAAGTGGCGCGAAGCGGCCGACAAGGAACGGATTTGGGTCGTCGATCCGTCGCACCCGATCGCGGAAGGACTCGGCGCCTACATCGAGCTGCCGGCGGAAGAGATGTACGGCGAGCACTTCGACATTCCGGCGCCGGACGAACTCGTCTTCGTCTCGTGGTTCACGGGCGGCGAAGTGTTCCGCAGCGGCTGCACGTACCGGCGCGGTCAAGGCAAAGTGTTTTACTTCCGCCCGGGACACGAGACGTACCCGACGTATCATAACGAAGAAGTGCTGCGCGTCATCCGCAACGGCGTTCGCTGGGCGGCGCCCGTCCACGGCGCGAAGCCGGTGTACGGCAACGCGAAGCCGCTCGAGCCGGTAGGTCCGAAGGAATAACGAGAAATCCATTCAACATGCAAGGCGAAACGGGCGGCCCTGTGGGGCCGTCGTTTTGCGTTCAGGGAAACGAGGCGTTGAAGGTTGAGCGGGAAGATGTTGTTGAGAGGGACGTTGATTTTGGCCGGAGCGGCGCTCGTCGCGCGCGTCCTCGGCGTCGTGCAGCGCATTCCGCTGCAGCGGCTGTTGGACGACGCGGGGATGTCGACGTACGTGACGTCGTACAACGTGTACATGTGGCTGCTCGTGTTGGCGACGGCCGGGTTTCCGAGCGCGATCGCGAAGCTGGTGTCCGAGAAGTACGCGCTCGGCCGACCGGAGGAGGGAGAGGCGATCCGCCGGGCGGCGAATCGGTATGCGCTCGTCGCGGGCGTCGGCGCCGCGGCGCTCGTGTTCGCGCTTGCTCCGGCGCTCGCCGCGGTGAATAAGGATCCGAACGCGACGCTCGCGATTCGGGCGCTGGCGCCGGCCCTGATTTTGTTCCCATGGATCGCGGTGGAGCGGGGATATTTCCAAGGGCGGCAGCGGATGGGGGCGAACGGGCTGTCCCAAATCTGGGAGCAGATTTTACGCGTCGTCACTTCGATCGTCTTGGCCTATTTCTTATTGGAGCTCGGCTATGGCATCGTATGGGCGTCCGCCGGGGCGTCGTTCGGCGGCGTGCTCGGCGCCGTCGCGGCGGCGGCCGTCATGCTGTATTACGGCGCGAAGCTGCGCCGCGAGCCCGCTCCGGCGCGGGCGGCGGCCGCCGGCGACGGGGGCGCCGTCGTCGCCGTCTCGGCGCCCGGCGTTCCGGAGGCCGGGCTGACGGCGGATTCGGCGGTCGCAAGCGCGGACGCTTCTTCGTTCCGCTCGATCTTCCGGGCGATTCTGAAGCTGTCGATCCCGGTGTCGATAACGGCGCTGGCGGTGCCGACCATCTATCTTATCGACTCGCTCGCGACGAAGCCGCTGCTCATCGCAGAGTACGGGGATGCGCTCGCGCAAGAGATGCAGGGCTGGCTGACGAGCCGAGCGCAGTCGCTCGCGGGCATTCCGGTCATCTTCGCGATCGCGCTGAGCCAGTCGATTATGCCGATCATCTCGGCCGCTTTCGTCCGGAGGGATACGCCCGAGGTCGAACGGCAGACGTCGCTGGCGCTGCGGATGACTTACCTTTCCGGCGTCCCGGCGGTCGTCGTCATGGCGACGTCGGCGTTTCCGCTCAACACGTTCCTCTTCAAAGATGCCGAAGGGTCCTGGGTGATCGTGGCGATGGTGTGCTCCGTCCTGTTCCAGGTGTTGATGATGATCTCCGGATCGATTCTGCTCGGGATCGGGCGGCCGGAGCTGCCGATGAAGCATATCGCCGTCGGCATCGTCGTCAAGCTGGCGCTGTCGCTTGCGCTCGCGCCGCTCATCGGGATTTACGGCGTCGTCGCGGGCACGGCGCTCTGCTTCGCCGTTACGATGGCGCTGAACCTGCGATCGCTTCGGAAGCTCATCCGTTACGAGGCGTTCGGCCGCCGGGCGGCGCCGTTCGCCGCGACGGTCGCCCTGCAGGCGTCGATCGGCGCGGCCGTCGGCTGGGCCGTATACACGTACGTCCATCCGTTCGGCGTTACGTTCTGGGACGCCATGCTGCAGACGTTGCTCGCGGCGGGGACGACCGCGGCGCTGTACCCGGTGCTGCTGCTGCGCACCGGTGCGTTCGTCGCGGCGGACGCCGAAGGGCTGCCGCCGAAGGCGCGCAAGCTGTGGGACCGCGCCGCCCCGGCGCTTCGGAAGCTGCGCCTCGTCCGCTAGCGCAGCGCCGCGTTCGCGAGCGCGGCGAGCTCGAGCTTGTTCAGGCCGTAGCACGCTTCGGCGCCCATCTCGAACGGCGGCTTCGCCCGCGCGTCCGTCAAATACGCGCACGCCTCCCCGGCGTCGCGCAACCAATCGTACCGCTCCGGCTCCCGGAGCGGTCTTCTTTTCCACGCGGCTTCGAGACGCGGACTGTAGAAGCGCTCGGCGCCGGGGCGCAGCTTCGGGCCGTCGAGGCGCGCTTCGTACGCGCCGCCGGGCGGACGGGCTCGAAGAGGCGCGAACAGCTCCGGCCAATAATCCGCCCGCGAGCCGGTATGCGGCGTCTTCGAAGCGAACGCCTCCGCCCCGTCGGCGACGGCCTGGATGCCGAACAGCATCGCGTACAGCGTCTTGCCGACCTCGATCCGCTCCGCGAGGTCGCCGAAATTTTCCAAGATGAGCCCCGCCAGCCGCTGTCGTCCTTCGCCGTCCCGGCCGCCGTAAGGGAAGTACACCTGATTGAGCTGCAGCGCCGCCTGCGCTTGGAACGGCAGCGACGACAGCACCTGCTCCTGCACCTTGGGGTCGCGAACGATGCGGCCTTCGATGTAATGCTGCTCGTTCACGATGAGCGCCGTCGTGAGCAGCGCCGAATCGCGCGTCTCCCAAAACCGCTCCCATACCGGCTGCATGAAGCGGGACACGCCGAGGGCGGGCAGCAGCGAGAAGCGGGGCACGCCGCGCTTCCGGCACTCCTCGTACAGGAGCAACTGGGGGAACGCGTCGCCGAAGATGAACGAATTGGCGTCCTCCAGCATGTCGAACAGCCGGCCGCGCGTCGCCGTCGCAAGAAGGCGAGGCAGCAGCTCGCCTTGCAGATCGGTCATGTTCCAGCCGCCGTTGCGGGACACCATATGGGCGAGGAACGCCCAGTGCACCTCGGGGCGCCGGATGTAAAATTCTCG
Proteins encoded:
- a CDS encoding DUF456 domain-containing protein encodes the protein MDILGWSLVVVLFLVGMAGAVYPVLPGALAIYGAFFVYGFFFGWSEFGFWFWTIQTIVVIVITVADYAVGALGVKKFGGGRASVWGSTIGLIVGPFVIPAFGLLIGPFLGAVLGELLVGTKPLPAMKAGVGALVGLFTSTVAKFVLQAAMIVVFVVWII
- a CDS encoding metal ABC transporter permease produces the protein MNVLELAMDPNIRWILLATMLLGVSSGVLGSFAYLRKQSLMGDALSHAALPGVCIAFMLTGIKSLWFFMIGAAIAGAIATFGIGFITRHSRIKQDAALAIVLSAFFGLGIMLLTRIQQSGSGSQAGLDKFLFGQAAAMIQSDVYTMTALALVLIAACALFFKHFKLISFDAGFARMIGYPTAALEQFLMLLLVVAVVVGIQAVGVVLMAAMLITPAVAARYWTDRLGVMVVLAGVFGAASGVLGTLVSTVANQLPTGPLAVLAATAIFVLSVLFAPRRGLVAKRLQRARVRRDVRRDQASRVGAPEKGVSV
- a CDS encoding Cof-type HAD-IIB family hydrolase codes for the protein MGKSYKLLALDMDGTLLNEKSEISGENERWIREAIAEGIVVCFATGRGYPSALPYAEQLGLASPMVLVNGGEVWASPKELRSRHTMPASEVAALRDIALRYDTWYWGYSVERVYNRNDWIDDPYRTEWLKFGYYTEDASALASVAEAIRGVGTFETTNSHPSNIELNPLGVSKASGLRQVCEMLGIGMHEIVACGDSLNDVAMIREAGLGVAMGNAQDAVKKIADEVTLTNNEDGVAHVIRTFML
- a CDS encoding DUF2515 family protein → MRTREEALWKTLLRRMTAWFGAGAAETESGSPAAHAADAVIRVDPKERERVRRALERPPATTTLDGEAARLVERIRNETRERNRDNVTRTNAYREFYIRRPEVHWAFLAHMVSRNGGWNMTDLQGELLPRLLATATRGRLFDMLEDANSFIFGDAFPQLLLYEECRKRGVPRFSLLPALGVSRFMQPVWERFWETRDSALLTTALIVNEQHYIEGRIVRDPKVQEQVLSSLPFQAQAALQLNQVYFPYGGRDGEGRQRLAGLILENFGDLAERIEVGKTLYAMLFGIQAVADGAEAFASKTPHTGSRADYWPELFAPLRARPPGGAYEARLDGPKLRPGAERFYSPRLEAAWKRRPLREPERYDWLRDAGEACAYLTDARAKPPFEMGAEACYGLNKLELAALANAALR
- a CDS encoding sensor histidine kinase, whose amino-acid sequence is MLDKILMSLEIGIFSTIPQSAAGLFFTLIFWDIRVERPRLRIAQFAAASAILFMIVLLLPETVRPISQVLITALLMYMFREIPWRDRAIMAFTLAILYIGLEITTAFAAITLGLARQSELADDPRAVVPYLILGNAFVALVAALLRRSRLSPGKAIRLFFHQKQNRLLFSLVLLFSGNIFISSVVFYYVMDSHPFAASYTLVATSLVSVVILIVTIRSIIAVKNREILNTQETYVDEIDNLFTTIRGQRHDFLNHVQVIQAFVRRKKFDELDRYVSELVGEIVEINDLIQIGHPALAALIKSKMVYALDRKIDFRYSFEGMDRIGDGVASVDFVKIAGNLLDNALEEVLNRAPEDRWVEISGWTDEHHFYLSVSNPAYSVTEEQKANMFRSGFTTKKKGVHSGLGLSIVKERVGHYRGQLDVETEADHVLSFRVKLPLRLHTIAP
- a CDS encoding ThuA domain-containing protein, whose product is MSIRVTVWNENRHEFKNEKVRSIYPNGIHGAIAEGIAENGLEIRTAWLDQPEHGLTEAVLADTDVLIWWGHMAHGEVQDDIVDRVHKRVLEGMGLIVLHSGHFSKIFKKLMGTTCDLKWREAADKERIWVVDPSHPIAEGLGAYIELPAEEMYGEHFDIPAPDELVFVSWFTGGEVFRSGCTYRRGQGKVFYFRPGHETYPTYHNEEVLRVIRNGVRWAAPVHGAKPVYGNAKPLEPVGPKE
- a CDS encoding putative polysaccharide biosynthesis protein, with amino-acid sequence MSGKMLLRGTLILAGAALVARVLGVVQRIPLQRLLDDAGMSTYVTSYNVYMWLLVLATAGFPSAIAKLVSEKYALGRPEEGEAIRRAANRYALVAGVGAAALVFALAPALAAVNKDPNATLAIRALAPALILFPWIAVERGYFQGRQRMGANGLSQIWEQILRVVTSIVLAYFLLELGYGIVWASAGASFGGVLGAVAAAAVMLYYGAKLRREPAPARAAAAGDGGAVVAVSAPGVPEAGLTADSAVASADASSFRSIFRAILKLSIPVSITALAVPTIYLIDSLATKPLLIAEYGDALAQEMQGWLTSRAQSLAGIPVIFAIALSQSIMPIISAAFVRRDTPEVERQTSLALRMTYLSGVPAVVVMATSAFPLNTFLFKDAEGSWVIVAMVCSVLFQVLMMISGSILLGIGRPELPMKHIAVGIVVKLALSLALAPLIGIYGVVAGTALCFAVTMALNLRSLRKLIRYEAFGRRAAPFAATVALQASIGAAVGWAVYTYVHPFGVTFWDAMLQTLLAAGTTAALYPVLLLRTGAFVAADAEGLPPKARKLWDRAAPALRKLRLVR
- a CDS encoding metal ABC transporter permease is translated as MSSNEMVILATGILVAVSCAIVGSFLMLRKMAMIGDAISHAVLPGIVVAFLMSGSRDSLWMLLAATAVGLLAVFLIQWFHRQGVQSDASIGVIFTAMFSIGVVLVSLYADQVDLDLDCVLFGEINYVPWTKLELFGVDIGPKSLWALGLALLLIVGCIGAFYKQFKLCAFDPFMAAAVGIPAALFHYALMGLVSVTTVASFESVGAILVLGMIVIPPASAYLMTEKLSTMIFYAILYGVASVLLGYSVAAWLESSITGTMVAVAGVLFVLTLLLSPTHGLLWKTRRTKRATGAA